In the genome of Carboxydocella sporoproducens DSM 16521, the window GGTATTTATCAGCCGGAGTGCCGGCAAAATCCCAGACCGCCTTGTCCAGGAAGGAATCATCCTGGGCCAGAATGCCCAGTTCTTCATCATAGGGAAGGTACATAAGCCCGGCTGCTCGCTGCCATGCCGCCACTTCCTCAGGCTGAAGCCCGATTTTGGCCGCCAGGACCTGGTACTGCTCCGGATATTCCCTCTGCAGCCAGTTCGCCATGCGGGCAGCGAACTCCAGATGGTCTTTGGCCATCAGGTTGGTATAGGCGTTGTTATTGACAATGGCGGTATACTCATCCGGGCCGGTTACCCCGTTGATACAGAAGCGGTTGCCTTTTCTGGGGATATAATCTCCCAGGTCGACCCAGAACCGGGCGGTTTCAAACAGCATTTCCGCCCCGGCCTGCAGGAAAAACTCCAGATCCCCGGTGGCCTGCAGATATTTTTTCAGGGCATAGATGACGGCAGCATTGATATGATACTGGGCAGTACCGGCCGGATAGTAAGCGGAAGTCTCTTCCCCATCAATGGTCCGCCAGGGGAAGAGGGCCCCCCGCTGGGACATTTGCCGGGCCCGCTCCCGGGCTTTGTTCAGAATGTGATAGCGATAGGCCAGCAGCGACCGGGCAATTTCCGGACTGGTATAGAGGAAAAAGGGCAGAATATAGATTTCCGTATCCCAAAAATAGTGGCCTTCGTAGCCTTCACCAGTCAGACCTTTGGCTCCGATATTGGTCCTGCCATCCCGGCCAGCGGATTGCAGCAGCTGGAAGGCATTGAAACGCAGTCCCTGCTGCAGGGCGGCATCCCCTTTAATTTCAATATCTGCTACTTGCCAAAAAGCAGCCAGATACTGGCGTTGCTCCTCTGCCAGGGCAGTAAAGCCGAGGTTCCTGGCTTCCTCTACAGTTGCCTGAGCGCGAGTCAGCAATTCCCCTTCCGGATAATCCCGGGAGGTATAATAGGCCAAATATTTCTCCAGTCTCACTTTTTCCCCCTGCTTCACCGGCAGGGTATAGCGAAAGCCCACCAGTTGTTCTGCTTCAACCTTTTCCCGCTTTCCTTCCCGGCTGGCCTCTATCGCATTTTCCATAGCACAGACCAGGGCAAAGGCGGTAGTTTTGGTTCGTTGACGGAGGGCGGCAAAGTCACCCTCAGCCCCTTTCCCTTCTGTCATAAGGACCTGGCCCTGAAAACCGGAACCGGTGCGGGGATCCCCCTTGCTGACCTGGTTGCGCACGTCTCCATTCAGAGCGGAGATAAAGGTAATTTCCCCATTAAAGTTGAGAGCTTCCACTTCACAGGTCAGAGCCGCCAGGTGTTTACGTTGTAATGATACCAGACGTTGAAAGCGCAAGCGTACCTGCTGGCCTGCAGGGGCCTCCCAGGTCACCTCACGGGTAAGCAAACCGGTCTTTAAATCCAGTTCCCGCCGGTAAGCCAGAATGCGCCCACGAAAGAGACTGAAAGGCTGGTCATCCACCAATACCTGCATGATTTTGCCATCGGTTACATTCAGCATGGTTTGCCGGTTTCTGGCATAACCATAAGCTTCTTCCCCGTAAATAATGGGCTCTGAATCAAAAAAACCATTCAGATAGGTGCCATTCACCGAGGTCCCTTCCGGGCCCTCATAGCCTTCTTCAAAATTTCCCCGCATCCCGATATAGCCATTGCCGGTGGCGAAGATGGATTCATTGCGCAGATTATCTTCAGGTCGGAATCTCTCTTCAATGATCTTCCATTCATCGAGGGGGTAAATTGGTGTTGCTGTCTGTTGTTTCATCTCAACTTTCGCTCCCTGTCTTGCCTTGTAAGAAAGAAGTCAGTGTTTCCAGGGCTTCGGCTGCTTCCGGGCCGTCGGCATACAGAGTTACCTGTTCCCCTGGTCGCACCCCCAGCACCATCACCCCGAGAATACTTTTGGCATCCACCAGTTTATTCTGGTAGCCTATTTTCAATAACGCCTCATATTTTCCGGCTGTTTGGACAAATAGAGCGGCGCTTCTTCCCAGCAGCCCTTCCGGCAGTTCAACAGTCACCTGACGAATGTAGTCCGCACTGGTTACAGGAGCTGCTGCCAGTTCTGCCTCCACCTCCGCCCGGGTGGGTATAGCAGCAATTGCCCCCGGCCGGGTAGTGGTCAGCGCCCCTACCCGGTTGGCAAAGGTCAGGACCTCCTGCCACTCCCCTTCAGTTAATCCGGACAGTTGACGTCCGGTTACCAGCATTTCCTCCAGCCGGGTGAGAAAAGCCGCCCAGAAGGCATCTCCAGCCCCGGTGGTATCAATGGCCGTCACCTCAAACCCATTCAGCTGCAGTACCTGCTCCCGGCTGCAGAGCAAGGCGCCTTTCGCTCCCAGGGTTACCACCACCAGACGGGGGCCAGCAGCCAGCAGCTGCTGGCAGGCCGCCTCCCGGTTCTCCCCCGCATGGCCAGCAAGAAACTCCAGTTCTTCTTCACTGACCTTGACCAGGTCAGCCAGTGGCAGGACTGCCAGGATCCGCTCCCGGGCCATTTCAGCTGAAGGCCAGAGGTTGAGGCGGAGATTAGGATCAAAAGCAACTAACGCCCCCAGCTCTTTAGCCCGTTTTACCGCTGCCAGAGTGGCAGAAGCAGCCGGCTCGCTAATCAACGTGACAGAACCAAAGTGGACAATCCGGGCCCGGGCTAGTAGGTCCTGCCGGATTTCCTCGGGCCGAAGCAGCATATCGGCACTGGGACGGCGGTAAAAGAGGAAATCCCGCTCCCCGTCAGCCCGCAGAGAAACAAAGGCCAGGCCGGTGTTGGCCTCCTCGGAAAACAGCATTCCGCTGGTATCAACCCCCAATTCCGCCAGGGTTTTCTCCAGGAAGCGGCCGAATTCATCAGCTCCCACTTTGCCAATAAAGGCCGCTTTACCCCCCAGTTTGGCAATCCCGGCAGCTACATTAGCGGGAGCTCCTCCGGCTTTTTTACTGAAGGTTTCCACATCCCGCAGGGCCTGGCCTAACACTGTGGGCACAAAATCTATTAAAGCCTCGCCGATACAAACTATCATTAGCAGTCCCCCGCTTTACAAAATCGCTTCTTCGGTTTCTTTATCAAAGGCATGCATTTTGTTCATATCAATGGCCAGCCGTACTTTTTCCCCGGCCCGATACTGGGAACGGCCATCCAGGCGGGCGGTAAAGTTATGGGTGTCGGCAGAAAGATAGAGATAAGTTTCAGCCCCCATCAGTTCTACCACATCAATGACCGCTTCCACCTGGCTGTGAGGATATGCTTCCAGCACCACCGCCTCATCGTGAATGTCCTCGGGCCGGATCCCGAAAATTATCCGCTGATTAATATACTTCTGCAATTTTTCCCCTTTCCCCTGGGGCACTGCCAGCTCGAAATTACCGAAATTCAGGGAGACCGTCTCACCTTCCAGTTTAACGGTACATTCCAGGAAATTCATGGCCGGAGAACCGATAAACCCGGCAACAAATTTATTACAGGGATGGTGATAGAGATTTAAAGGTGTATCCACCTGCTGGATCACCCCATCCTTCATCACCACAATGCGGTCACCCATGGTCATCGCTTCCGTCTGGTCATGGGTAACATAAATGATAGTGGACTCCAGCCGCCGGTGCAGTTTGATGATTTCCGTCCGCATCTGCACCCGCAGTTTGGCATCCAGGTTGGAAAGGGGCTCATCCATCAGGAAGACTTTGGGTTCCCGCACAATAGCCCTCCCCATGGCTACCCGCTGCCTCTGACCCCCGGACAGGGCTTTGGGTTTCCGTTCCAGTAAATGTTCGATCTGCAAAATGCGTGCCGCTTCCCGCACCCGGCGGTCGATTTCCTCTTTGGGTACATTCCGCAATTTCAATCCAAAAGCCATGTTCTCATAAACATTCATATGGGGATAGAGGGCATAGTTTTGAAATACCATGGCCACATCCCGTTCTTTCGGTGGCAAATGATTGACCAGCCGGTCGTCAATATATAGATTGCCTTCGGAAATTTCTTCCAGACCGGCCACCATGCGCAGGGTAGTGGATTTACCACAACCGGAAGGACCGACAAACACCAGAAATTCCTTATCCTTGATTTCGAGATTGAAATCCTTAACAATGGTTTGCTGGCCATAGCGCTTGTAGATATGTTCAAATCGGACTTTGGCCATCGCCATTACCTCCTGTCTGTGCCATTACTGAACCGATAGACCCGGGCTTCATACGGACGGAGCCGGAATTCCCTGCTTTCCTCATCGTTTACCGGGTAGTTGACAATCAGCAATTGCCGCTGGCTAAACCGCTCCAGTTCTGCCGGCATGGTGAAAAGAGGGGTAGCCGCGGAGAAGTTCAGCACCACCAGCAGTTTTTCTTCTCCCAGGGTTCTGGTATAAGCATAGATTTGTTCATCTTCAGGCAGCAGCAAGTCATAGGTACCATATACGAAAACCGGCATTTCCTTGCGCAGGCGAATCAAGCGCTTGTAATAGTGAAATACGGAATCGGGGTCCATTAAGGCCTGGGCCACATTGATTTCCCGGTAGTTGGGGTTGACTTTGATCCAGGGCTGACCACCGGTAAAGCCCGCATTTTCACTGGCATCCCACTGCATGGGGGTACGGGCATTATCCCGGCCCTTGGCATGAATCAAGGGCAGGATTTCCTCCGGCTTACTTCCTTTCGCCAGTTCCTCCCGATACATGTTCAGGGTTTCAATGTCCCGGTAGTCCTCAATGGAATCGAATTTGACATTGGTCATGCCGATTTCCTGACCCTGATAAATGTAAGGTGTACCCTGCAGAGTGAGCAGGAAAGTGGCCAGCATTTTGGCAGATGGCACCCGGTACTCCCCATCATCAGCGAAGCGGGAGACAGAACGGGGCTGGTCATGGTTTTCCAGATAGATACTGTTCCAGCCTTTGCCTTCCAGCTCTTTTTGCCAGGTGGTGATGATTTTTTTCAAGTCCGTTAATTTCCAGGGATAGAGCTCCCACTTCCCTTTAGTGCTATTGGGTGCCATATCCACATCCATGTGCTGGAACTGGAAAACCATGTTCAGGGTCCCCGTTTCCTCATGGGTGTATTTGATGGCATCTTCGGGAGTGACAAAGGGTGTTTCCCCCACGGTCATGATATCATAGTGGTCCAGCACTTCCCGTTTCATTTCCTGCAGGAACTCATGAATACGGGGCCCGTTAATGAAATACTCTGTTCCCCACTGGTAGGGGTCATCACTGCGTTTGGGTGCATCTGGCAAACCCGGAACCTTGGAGATGGCATTGATCACATCCATGCGGAACCCGTCAATCCCCTTGTCCAGCCACCATTTCATCATCTCATAGATTTCTGCCCGCAAACGGGGATTTTCCCAGTTTAAATCCGGCTGCTTTCTGGAGAAGAGGTGGAGATAATATTCCCCCGTTGTTTCATCATACTCCCAGGCCGAGCCGCTGAAAAAGGAACGCCAGTTGTTGGGTTCCCGGCCATCCTTGCCTGGCCGCCAGATGTAGTAATCCCGGTAGGGATTATCCCTGGACTTGCGGGATTCGATAAACCAGGGATGTTCATCCGAGGTGTGGTTTACCACCAGGTCCATGATCAGTTTCATCCCCCGCTTATGGACCTCGGCCAGCAGTTCCTCCCAGTCGGCCAGGGTGCCGAATTCCGTCATGATATCCCGATAATCACTGATATCATAGCCATTATCATCATTGGGGGATTTATAAACCGGGCAGAGCCAGATTACATTCACCCCCAGCTCCTGCAGATAATCCAGTTTGGAGATAATTCCCCGCAAATCCCCGATGCCATCCCCATTGCTGTCCATAAAACTGCGGGGATAAATCTGATATACAACCGCTTCTTTCCACCAGGCTTTTTTCATCCGTCCTCTCCTCCCATCATTCTTTAACTGCTCCTGCGGTTAAGCCTGATACAATCCGTTTCTGGAAGATCAATACCATGATTACCAGCGGGACGGTAACCACAATGGAAGCTGCCGCAATCTCACCCCAGGGCATGGTATACTGCCCCTGGAACATGGCAATCCCTACCGGTACCGTTTTCATTGCCTCTTCAGTGTTGATAGTCAGGGCAAAGAGAAATTCATTCCAGGCTGCAATAAAGACCAGGATCGCTGTAGTAAAAATCCCGGGCAAGGCCAGCGGGAAAAAGACTCTGGTTAGAGTCTGCAAGATACTGGCTCCATCCACTTTGGCTGCCTCAGCCAGGTCGTAGGGAATTTTACGGAAGAAAGCAGTCAGGTTCCAGATAGCCAGCGGCAGAGCAAAAGTAGTATAGGGCAAAATCAGCCCCAGATAGCTATTGGTTAGTCCCACCGACTGTAAAAACAGAAAGATGGGAGAAATGGTAGCGATTTGAGGGAACATGGATACCGCCAGCACTATCCCCAGTACGATGGCTTTGCCGCTGAATTTTACCCAGGCAATAGCATAGGCAGCAATTGAGGCGATAACAATACTGACCAGAGTGGTAGTGGAAGCTACTACGAAACTGTTCCAGAGATATCTGCCAAAGGGTCGAGCACTGAAGACCCGGATATAGTTTTCAATGGTGGGATTCTCAATCAGTACATTAAAAGCCCTGTCTCCAAACAGTTCACCGGGCGGTTTGATGGAAGCGACTAACTGCCAGAAAAAGGGAAACATAATTACAAACAGGAAACCCACCAGAAAGAGATAAAACAACGGCCCTGCCTTTTTCTGAATCATTTGCTGCCACCCCCTACCTGCCTCGATTATCGCCGATCAGGTCAGCGCCGAGAACTTTGATGAAAATCAAACTGATAATAGCTATACACAGAAAGACTATGACCGAGAGAGCAGAACCGGCCCCGAAATTCATCTGCGCAAACATGGTTTTGTAAGCATAGATGGAAATAGTTTCGGTAGAGTTAGCCGGGCCACCACCGGTTAGTACATAAATCAGGTCAAAGACCCGGAACGCATCCAGGGTCCGGAACAGGAGCGCTACCAGAATGGTGGATTTCAGCATAGGCAAAGTAATGTAGAAAAATTGCTGGGTTTTGCTGGCCCCCTCTACCTCCGCTGATTCATAGAGAGAGTCAGGAATGGTCTGCAAACCGGCAAATAAGAGTAACGCCATAAAGGGCGTAGTTTTCCACACATCAGCAAAGATAACCGAGAACATAGCCCCCCATTTGGTGGTTAACAACACACTCATATCATTAACCAGGCCAATGGTTTCAAAAAACCTGGCTACGATTCCGTTCTGTCCATCGTACATAAATTTCCACATTAAGGCCGAGATTACTGTGGGAATGGCCCAGGGAATCAGCACTGCTGCCCTGACCAGTCCGCGGCCTTTAAACTGTTTATTGATCAGCAGGGCAATCCACAGGCCCAGCACCAGTTCAATAAATACTGAAACAACCGTAAAGAAAAAGGTATTAAATAGAGCTGCCCAGAGCCGGGGCTCCTTGAAAAAGGTTTTGTAGTAGGTTAGACCGAGATAGTTTGGTTCAATCATAGCTGCCCGCAATCCCTGCAGTGGACCGAGGATTTCCTCGGGTTTTTCGATGGTTTTAGCTTTGCTTAAGGCATCAATTTTTCCCTGAATACTGGCCAGCTGGGTTTTAATCAAGATTGCTTGTTCTTTTTTTACTTCCAGATATTTTAACTGTTCAGGCACAGGCTGAAAATCATAGAGCAGTTTGTCAATCTCTTCATATCTTTTAGCAATTTCTGGATCCCGGTTCAATTCCTTTTGCAAATTTTCCGCTGCTGTTTTCAAATCCGTCAGGGCAGTTAGAGCCTCTCCGGCTGCCTCTGCGCTCTTTTTATTTAACACCCGGATTAGAGCCGGCATGGTTTCCACATATCTTTCCATATCCAGCCCGTAATTGAGATGTACAGCCGTCCGGGCCGGGTCATTGAGGCGAATATCAAACATACTCAGCCAGAAAGAACGCAGCACTGGCCAGATGGCAATAACCGTAATCATCAGGAGTGCAGGCAATACCATCAGATAACCTATCTGTTTTTCCGATAAGCCTTTGCCTTTACCCGGTTTCATCGCATTCACCAACTTCCTGTTTTTTACAACCTTTCAGGTGAGAAAAAAAACCATGAAAACCCGCTGTTGAGGGAGGAGGAAATCCCTCCCTCAACAGCGCTTTCATGGTATTTTATTTGCCAATGGCCTCTTTCATTTTCTTCTCCATGTTCTGAACTGCCTGCTCAGCAGTTTGCTGACCGGCCAGAGCCTTGGAGACTTCGATCTGGATGATTTCAGAAATCTTGGGATAGATGGGGGAACTAGGACGCGGCACAGCTGCACTTACACCATTAATGAAGTCTTTATTGGCGAAGAGCGGGCTGGCTTTTTGCACTTCCGGATCATCATAAACAGGCAACAGAGTAGGAGCAGAACCGCCATAGATAGCAGTGATCTTCTGGCCTTCCGGACCAGTCATGAACTTAACAAACTCCCAGGCTTCCTTGGGATGTTTGGTGTACTTGTTAATACCGGTCATCCAGCCACCCAGGGTAGCAGCAGAACCAGCATCCCCTGCCGGCAGCGGAGCGATAGCCACTTTGTCTACAACTTTGGACTGGGTTTTGTCCTGGGCCAGGGCATACATATAGGGCCAGTTGCGGATGAAAGGTGCCTGTCCTTCAATGAAGGCAGTGTGAGATTCCAGTTCGGTAAAGGTAGTGATATTCTTGGGCACAATGTCAGACTTGACGATTTCCATCATTTTCTTTAAGGCTTTGATGCTATTGGGGTTATTGATGACTACATTGCCATTTTCGTCCAGAATCTTACCACCATAAGCAGCATTGAACTCTACAAAATTACAGACCAGACCTTCATATTGCTTGGCTTGCATCAGGTAGCCAAACTGAGTTCCGCCTTTCCCTTTGTACTGACGAGCTTGAGCGATCAGCTCATCCCAGGTTTTGGGCGGCTGCTTCACGATATCTTTCCGGTAGTAGAGCAAACCGGTATCAATAAACTTGGGCATGGTCCACTGCTGACCATTGTAGTTACCGGCTTCGACAGCACCTTTGATGTACTTACTCATATCAATCTGATCTTTTTCAATAAACCGATCCAGGGGCAAGAGATAGCCAGCCTGAGCGAATTCAGCAGGCCAAATTACGTCCAGGTCAAAAACATCGATTTCAGAAGATTTGGCACTGAACATGGTTACATACTGGTCATGGCTTTGCCCGGTATCAGCCGGCATTTCCCGGAATTCCACATCAATGTTGGGGTATTTCTTTTCGAATGCCTCTACAATTTTTTCGGTAGCACCGGTGACATCTTTACCCCGAGCGTAAATGAGTTTTACCTTTTCTGCCGGTTGTTCAGTAGCTTGCTTGTTCTCAGTTTTGGGTGCTTCTGCTGCTTGCTTGCCGGTACCGCAGGCAGTGAGAGAAAAAGCCATGACAGCGGCAAGGGCGATACTGGTTACCTTTCTCCACTTCGACATTTGTTCTCCTCCTCCATCTAAATTGATTTTTAAATGAAACTAAACACCACCTTTTTATTTGCCATCTCACCCCCTAATTAGGAAACCGTTTTCCTACACCTTAAAAAAATTTATATTCTACGGCAAGAATTACGTTCTATTATGTGATAGGGCAAGACTGTCTTTGTTTCACTTAATTTTTCTCCTTCAATTAGCTTTACCAGTTTTCTGGCGGCTACCGCCCCAATATCATATATAGGCTGCTTCACTGTGGTCAAAGCCGGTCGGAAAACAGGGGCAATAAAAATATCATCAAAACCCATCACCGAGATATCTTCCGGCACTCTTAGCCCATTATCCAGTAGCACTCCAATAGCGCCTATCGCCATTTCATCATTGGCTGCAAAAATGGCGGTTGGCAACTCCTCTCTGGCTACAGTCCGCAAAATTTCTTCCATTGCTTTTTTGCCGCTATCCACCTTGAAGTTCCCTTGTTTGAGCAAGTTGAAGTCAATATTCAGTTTATGTTCCAGCATTGCCTGCTGATAGCCCAAAAAACGATCCCGTCCGGCGCTGTCATCCAGAGGGCCGCTAATCATGCCGATTCGCTTATGACCCAGGGAAATCAGATAGGAGGTAGCATCATAGGCAGCTCTTACATCATCAATTACTACACAGGGCACATCTTCCCGTTCGGTACAATTGCTGGTAACTACCATTGGAATAGAAGTGCTTTCAAAATATTCCTCGTGTTTTTCTGTAACCTGTGTACTCATTTTGATGATACCATCTACCTGTTTTTCCTTTAAAATATTGAGATATTGCAATTCTTTCTCAATCTGTCCGAAGGTGTTGAACAACAGGATATTGTAGCCATACATATTGGCAATTTCCTCAATCCCGGCGATAGCCACCGGGAAAAAGGGGTTAGCTATATCCGGGACCAAAACCCCGATCAGCCTGGTTTTTTTCAGAACCAGACTGCGGGCCAGGGAGTTGGGCTGAAAGTTCAATTTATTTACTGCCGCCAGAACCCGGGCCCGGATTTCCGAACTTACCGGTTTGCTGTTATTTAGTACCCGGGAAACGGTAGAAACCGATACTCCCGCCTCTCTGGCAACATCTTTGATCGTTACTGGCATTACCCTCCCCCTTTCTAATTTTATTATAGGAAAACGTTTTCAGAAAGTCAATACAATTTTTTTATTTCTGTCCCTTGGTAATAATGTTGCAATATCCGCTGATAATCCCAGCCCTGCTGGCCCCAGAGATTGGCCCCCCGCTGGCATAGCCCCAGCCCATGGCCATAACCGCTGATTTCCAGCAAACTTACCCCGGCCCTTACCTCCAGCACCCGGAAGCGGGCTGATGGCAGCTGAAAGCGATTACGGATCTCCCTTCCTGCTACCGAACGGTCATTAACCTGAGCCTGCAGCACTGTGCCATGCTGACTGGTACTGAGGACACTGATGGCTGCCGGTACACGCTGACGCTGAGGCGGAAAATCCTGAGCCTCAGTTTTCGGACAGGCTGCTCCTGCCAGGTAGGGAATATCCTGCCCCCGGACTTCAAGCGCTGATTCCGTGCCCAGCCCGCCACAGGATGCATGAAAAAGAGCCTGAATGGGTTTTCCCTGATAGAGAAGTATTTGTCCGGCAGTAGCGCTGACTGCTTCCCGGATTTTCTGATAATAGCGTCCTGCCTGGCTGCGGGGCCATTTGGCCAGAATTTCCTCTTCCTCCAGCCAGGCCATCGTATGCGCCGGATCATCACAGAGGACCGCTCCGGCATGACTGCGGGCGAAATCCTCCAGCTCCCGGGCCC includes:
- the pgmB gene encoding beta-phosphoglucomutase, which produces MKQQTATPIYPLDEWKIIEERFRPEDNLRNESIFATGNGYIGMRGNFEEGYEGPEGTSVNGTYLNGFFDSEPIIYGEEAYGYARNRQTMLNVTDGKIMQVLVDDQPFSLFRGRILAYRRELDLKTGLLTREVTWEAPAGQQVRLRFQRLVSLQRKHLAALTCEVEALNFNGEITFISALNGDVRNQVSKGDPRTGSGFQGQVLMTEGKGAEGDFAALRQRTKTTAFALVCAMENAIEASREGKREKVEAEQLVGFRYTLPVKQGEKVRLEKYLAYYTSRDYPEGELLTRAQATVEEARNLGFTALAEEQRQYLAAFWQVADIEIKGDAALQQGLRFNAFQLLQSAGRDGRTNIGAKGLTGEGYEGHYFWDTEIYILPFFLYTSPEIARSLLAYRYHILNKARERARQMSQRGALFPWRTIDGEETSAYYPAGTAQYHINAAVIYALKKYLQATGDLEFFLQAGAEMLFETARFWVDLGDYIPRKGNRFCINGVTGPDEYTAIVNNNAYTNLMAKDHLEFAARMANWLQREYPEQYQVLAAKIGLQPEEVAAWQRAAGLMYLPYDEELGILAQDDSFLDKAVWDFAGTPADKYPLLLHYHPLVIYRHQVLKQADVVLALFLQGNRFSLAEKKRNYDYYEPLTTHDSSLSPCIYSIMAAEIGYKDKAYHYFMQTARLDLDDYHGNVKDGLHMAAMAGARLALVCGFGGMREYDGKLYFNPIIPEKWEGYSFKVRFQHRLLQVQVTAEEAVYTLLTGEPLTIYHRQQELQLLAGRPVAVSIKPRLEAVIFDLDGVITDTAEYHYLAWKRLAEELGLAFDRALNEQLKGIGRKESLEIILQANGKTAAEAEKEEWIARKNRYYLELLEQLTPAAVAPGVLALLQELKAHGIKIALASASKNAPLVLEKLQLTRYFDVIVDAGAVKKGKPDPEIFLTAAEQLQVHGGNCLGIEDAAAGIAAIKAAGMVAVGVGDKATLPAADLVVKTMNELNLSKLQACFTGVR
- a CDS encoding PfkB family carbohydrate kinase, with the protein product MIVCIGEALIDFVPTVLGQALRDVETFSKKAGGAPANVAAGIAKLGGKAAFIGKVGADEFGRFLEKTLAELGVDTSGMLFSEEANTGLAFVSLRADGERDFLFYRRPSADMLLRPEEIRQDLLARARIVHFGSVTLISEPAASATLAAVKRAKELGALVAFDPNLRLNLWPSAEMARERILAVLPLADLVKVSEEELEFLAGHAGENREAACQQLLAAGPRLVVVTLGAKGALLCSREQVLQLNGFEVTAIDTTGAGDAFWAAFLTRLEEMLVTGRQLSGLTEGEWQEVLTFANRVGALTTTRPGAIAAIPTRAEVEAELAAAPVTSADYIRQVTVELPEGLLGRSAALFVQTAGKYEALLKIGYQNKLVDAKSILGVMVLGVRPGEQVTLYADGPEAAEALETLTSFLQGKTGSES
- a CDS encoding ABC transporter ATP-binding protein produces the protein MAKVRFEHIYKRYGQQTIVKDFNLEIKDKEFLVFVGPSGCGKSTTLRMVAGLEEISEGNLYIDDRLVNHLPPKERDVAMVFQNYALYPHMNVYENMAFGLKLRNVPKEEIDRRVREAARILQIEHLLERKPKALSGGQRQRVAMGRAIVREPKVFLMDEPLSNLDAKLRVQMRTEIIKLHRRLESTIIYVTHDQTEAMTMGDRIVVMKDGVIQQVDTPLNLYHHPCNKFVAGFIGSPAMNFLECTVKLEGETVSLNFGNFELAVPQGKGEKLQKYINQRIIFGIRPEDIHDEAVVLEAYPHSQVEAVIDVVELMGAETYLYLSADTHNFTARLDGRSQYRAGEKVRLAIDMNKMHAFDKETEEAIL
- a CDS encoding glycoside hydrolase family 13 protein, with product MKKAWWKEAVVYQIYPRSFMDSNGDGIGDLRGIISKLDYLQELGVNVIWLCPVYKSPNDDNGYDISDYRDIMTEFGTLADWEELLAEVHKRGMKLIMDLVVNHTSDEHPWFIESRKSRDNPYRDYYIWRPGKDGREPNNWRSFFSGSAWEYDETTGEYYLHLFSRKQPDLNWENPRLRAEIYEMMKWWLDKGIDGFRMDVINAISKVPGLPDAPKRSDDPYQWGTEYFINGPRIHEFLQEMKREVLDHYDIMTVGETPFVTPEDAIKYTHEETGTLNMVFQFQHMDVDMAPNSTKGKWELYPWKLTDLKKIITTWQKELEGKGWNSIYLENHDQPRSVSRFADDGEYRVPSAKMLATFLLTLQGTPYIYQGQEIGMTNVKFDSIEDYRDIETLNMYREELAKGSKPEEILPLIHAKGRDNARTPMQWDASENAGFTGGQPWIKVNPNYREINVAQALMDPDSVFHYYKRLIRLRKEMPVFVYGTYDLLLPEDEQIYAYTRTLGEEKLLVVLNFSAATPLFTMPAELERFSQRQLLIVNYPVNDEESREFRLRPYEARVYRFSNGTDRR
- a CDS encoding carbohydrate ABC transporter permease, whose translation is MIQKKAGPLFYLFLVGFLFVIMFPFFWQLVASIKPPGELFGDRAFNVLIENPTIENYIRVFSARPFGRYLWNSFVVASTTTLVSIVIASIAAYAIAWVKFSGKAIVLGIVLAVSMFPQIATISPIFLFLQSVGLTNSYLGLILPYTTFALPLAIWNLTAFFRKIPYDLAEAAKVDGASILQTLTRVFFPLALPGIFTTAILVFIAAWNEFLFALTINTEEAMKTVPVGIAMFQGQYTMPWGEIAAASIVVTVPLVIMVLIFQKRIVSGLTAGAVKE
- a CDS encoding carbohydrate ABC transporter permease encodes the protein MKPGKGKGLSEKQIGYLMVLPALLMITVIAIWPVLRSFWLSMFDIRLNDPARTAVHLNYGLDMERYVETMPALIRVLNKKSAEAAGEALTALTDLKTAAENLQKELNRDPEIAKRYEEIDKLLYDFQPVPEQLKYLEVKKEQAILIKTQLASIQGKIDALSKAKTIEKPEEILGPLQGLRAAMIEPNYLGLTYYKTFFKEPRLWAALFNTFFFTVVSVFIELVLGLWIALLINKQFKGRGLVRAAVLIPWAIPTVISALMWKFMYDGQNGIVARFFETIGLVNDMSVLLTTKWGAMFSVIFADVWKTTPFMALLLFAGLQTIPDSLYESAEVEGASKTQQFFYITLPMLKSTILVALLFRTLDAFRVFDLIYVLTGGGPANSTETISIYAYKTMFAQMNFGAGSALSVIVFLCIAIISLIFIKVLGADLIGDNRGR
- a CDS encoding ABC transporter substrate-binding protein; translation: MSKWRKVTSIALAAVMAFSLTACGTGKQAAEAPKTENKQATEQPAEKVKLIYARGKDVTGATEKIVEAFEKKYPNIDVEFREMPADTGQSHDQYVTMFSAKSSEIDVFDLDVIWPAEFAQAGYLLPLDRFIEKDQIDMSKYIKGAVEAGNYNGQQWTMPKFIDTGLLYYRKDIVKQPPKTWDELIAQARQYKGKGGTQFGYLMQAKQYEGLVCNFVEFNAAYGGKILDENGNVVINNPNSIKALKKMMEIVKSDIVPKNITTFTELESHTAFIEGQAPFIRNWPYMYALAQDKTQSKVVDKVAIAPLPAGDAGSAATLGGWMTGINKYTKHPKEAWEFVKFMTGPEGQKITAIYGGSAPTLLPVYDDPEVQKASPLFANKDFINGVSAAVPRPSSPIYPKISEIIQIEVSKALAGQQTAEQAVQNMEKKMKEAIGK
- a CDS encoding LacI family DNA-binding transcriptional regulator, whose amino-acid sequence is MPVTIKDVAREAGVSVSTVSRVLNNSKPVSSEIRARVLAAVNKLNFQPNSLARSLVLKKTRLIGVLVPDIANPFFPVAIAGIEEIANMYGYNILLFNTFGQIEKELQYLNILKEKQVDGIIKMSTQVTEKHEEYFESTSIPMVVTSNCTEREDVPCVVIDDVRAAYDATSYLISLGHKRIGMISGPLDDSAGRDRFLGYQQAMLEHKLNIDFNLLKQGNFKVDSGKKAMEEILRTVAREELPTAIFAANDEMAIGAIGVLLDNGLRVPEDISVMGFDDIFIAPVFRPALTTVKQPIYDIGAVAARKLVKLIEGEKLSETKTVLPYHIIERNSCRRI
- a CDS encoding SpoIID/LytB domain-containing protein — translated: MRKGGLFLLLLTTILFLLPIIIGWWLYRQEPGLPGPEIKIYSHREQKVLTLSLEEYVVGVVGAEMPAAFHPEALKAQAVAARTYAWERLERARELEDFARSHAGAVLCDDPAHTMAWLEEEEILAKWPRSQAGRYYQKIREAVSATAGQILLYQGKPIQALFHASCGGLGTESALEVRGQDIPYLAGAACPKTEAQDFPPQRQRVPAAISVLSTSQHGTVLQAQVNDRSVAGREIRNRFQLPSARFRVLEVRAGVSLLEISGYGHGLGLCQRGANLWGQQGWDYQRILQHYYQGTEIKKLY